A portion of the Acidisarcina polymorpha genome contains these proteins:
- the argJ gene encoding bifunctional glutamate N-acetyltransferase/amino-acid acetyltransferase ArgJ, giving the protein MISSPHIPDFLLPSGFQFTAVSAGIKPSGKPDFAIVVADEAASAAAMFTSNRVTAAPLTVGREHLRSSGGRVKVVVVNAGNANCATGEAGVAVCREVCARASATFGGETMEVFPSSTGIIGVPLPGDKLIAALPLAKSDLGRTSGHFDRFAHAILTTDTRRKVSARHFTTADGQQVKIVGVCKGAGMIHPQLVPHATMLAYIFTDAVIAPEALQALLGEAVESSFNRISIDGDTSTNDTVLLLASGAGGVTVDATHAEFREALYAVATDLAKQIVADGEGVTHVIELQIEGATSDAEALKVAKAIAHSPLVKTAWAGTDPNWGRILAAIGYSGVHIDPDRVSIWFGEHEICRNGGRSASFDEAAAHTYISQPEFRVRIDLGAGHGSCRFWTCDLTAEYVRINASYST; this is encoded by the coding sequence ATGATTTCTTCCCCCCATATACCCGACTTTCTGCTTCCATCCGGATTTCAATTCACTGCCGTCTCTGCGGGCATCAAGCCCAGCGGGAAGCCCGACTTTGCCATCGTAGTCGCCGACGAAGCAGCCTCTGCGGCTGCCATGTTCACGAGCAACCGCGTGACCGCGGCGCCGCTGACGGTGGGACGCGAACATTTGCGGTCTTCCGGAGGGCGGGTGAAGGTCGTGGTCGTCAATGCTGGGAATGCGAATTGCGCCACCGGCGAAGCGGGTGTGGCAGTCTGCCGCGAGGTCTGCGCGCGAGCGTCGGCGACATTCGGTGGCGAGACGATGGAGGTATTTCCGTCGTCAACCGGCATCATCGGCGTCCCTTTACCCGGAGATAAATTGATCGCCGCGCTTCCCCTGGCGAAGAGCGATTTGGGCAGAACCAGCGGCCATTTCGACCGGTTCGCGCATGCCATTCTCACCACCGATACGCGACGCAAGGTAAGTGCCCGCCACTTTACTACTGCAGATGGCCAGCAGGTCAAGATTGTAGGTGTCTGCAAAGGCGCGGGCATGATCCATCCGCAATTGGTGCCTCACGCCACCATGCTCGCTTACATTTTCACCGATGCTGTTATTGCTCCCGAAGCATTGCAGGCACTTCTAGGCGAAGCAGTTGAAAGCAGCTTTAATCGAATCTCAATCGATGGCGATACCTCTACCAACGACACAGTCCTGTTGCTAGCTTCAGGGGCCGGGGGGGTGACGGTCGATGCAACCCACGCCGAATTTCGAGAGGCGCTGTACGCCGTCGCTACCGATCTTGCGAAACAAATCGTCGCCGATGGGGAGGGCGTCACCCACGTCATCGAGCTTCAGATTGAAGGAGCAACAAGCGACGCTGAAGCTCTCAAGGTGGCCAAAGCGATCGCGCATTCGCCGTTGGTGAAGACGGCCTGGGCTGGAACCGATCCGAACTGGGGCCGCATTCTCGCGGCGATCGGCTACTCCGGCGTCCACATCGACCCCGATCGCGTGAGCATCTGGTTCGGCGAGCATGAGATCTGCCGGAACGGCGGGCGCTCCGCCAGCTTCGACGAAGCAGCCGCCCATACCTACATCAGCCAACCCGAGTTTCGAGTGCGCATCGATCTCGGTGCCGGGCATGGATCCTGCCGCTTCTGGACCTGCGACTTAACTGCGGAATACGTAAGAATCAATGCCAGCTATTCGACCTGA
- a CDS encoding ABC transporter ATP-binding protein — translation MKAKKALAKTMPPKEKSGRIQAGIRQQEAVTFLTMQHVEVARGETIVLHDVSLEIGLGEHVAILGPNGCGKSTLIKTLTCECYPIVQPQTVLRLFGRERWDVSQLRRRLGVVSADLPGERTPLTVGRDVVVSGFFSASTLWPNLQVTDDMRVAASEALELMQAEHLAAKFVGQMSAGEQRRIMIARALVHRPQMLLLDEPSNALDIAAQRELREALRHVARQGTGILMITHHLADILPEIDRVILMKAGRIYADGAKEELITRETLSELFGVDLDLTVRHGYFHSW, via the coding sequence TTGAAGGCCAAAAAGGCGTTGGCGAAAACAATGCCGCCGAAGGAGAAATCGGGTCGCATTCAGGCGGGGATCAGACAGCAGGAGGCGGTAACCTTCCTGACCATGCAGCATGTGGAAGTGGCCCGCGGCGAGACCATCGTCCTGCATGACGTCAGCCTTGAAATCGGGCTCGGCGAGCATGTGGCGATTCTTGGGCCGAACGGATGCGGCAAGTCCACGCTCATCAAAACGCTGACTTGCGAATGCTACCCCATCGTGCAACCGCAAACCGTCCTTCGACTCTTTGGCCGTGAGCGCTGGGACGTTTCGCAGTTGAGGCGCCGTTTGGGCGTCGTCTCGGCGGATCTTCCGGGGGAGCGAACGCCGTTGACTGTAGGACGAGACGTCGTCGTCTCCGGCTTCTTTTCCGCCTCGACACTTTGGCCTAACCTGCAGGTGACCGACGACATGCGCGTGGCGGCCTCGGAAGCGTTGGAGTTGATGCAGGCGGAGCACCTGGCAGCCAAGTTCGTCGGCCAAATGTCCGCCGGCGAGCAGCGCCGCATCATGATCGCTCGCGCGTTGGTGCATCGCCCCCAGATGTTGCTGCTCGATGAACCCTCGAATGCGCTCGATATCGCCGCGCAGCGTGAACTGCGCGAAGCCTTGCGGCATGTCGCCCGGCAGGGAACCGGCATCCTGATGATCACGCACCATCTGGCCGACATTCTCCCCGAGATTGATCGAGTGATCCTCATGAAAGCCGGCAGGATCTATGCCGACGGCGCGAAGGAGGAACTGATCACCCGCGAAACGTTGAGCGAACTCTTTGGCGTCGATCTCGATCTCACCGTCCGGCACGGCTATTTCCACTCATGGTGA
- a CDS encoding thiamine pyrophosphate-dependent enzyme — MATKSKSGTVTTTPPSKGASLISDAKLRQLHAMMLRCRMLEGSARRWRVRHEDGRRVPLPKAFWLRGREATLVGSAIDLRRDDWIGTSQPSLLPALIRGVPLVEIFSGEISDQLSHRIIPAAVPKSRALLDAAAGIALGMQAGNRGSVVMVFSLADRAEVLAHRALSYAADHQLPLIVVSVSAAARDKRGPQRSRDAAYPIIPVDGDDVIAMYRVAFESIHKARHSGGPTLIEAISSRTSGRTKPNAIRPEDPIVKLEGFMAAKNLFSAKLTQQITAKFDQEIALSMNTDEARAR, encoded by the coding sequence ATGGCCACCAAAAGTAAGTCAGGGACGGTGACGACGACACCTCCATCGAAGGGCGCCTCGCTCATCAGTGATGCCAAGCTGAGACAGTTGCACGCGATGATGCTCCGGTGCCGGATGCTCGAAGGGTCGGCGCGCCGCTGGCGAGTCCGTCACGAAGACGGCAGAAGAGTTCCCTTGCCGAAAGCTTTCTGGTTGCGCGGTCGGGAGGCGACGCTGGTTGGGTCAGCTATCGATCTTCGCCGCGACGACTGGATCGGTACTTCGCAACCAAGTTTGCTGCCTGCCTTGATCAGGGGGGTTCCGCTCGTAGAAATTTTCTCTGGTGAGATTTCTGACCAACTGTCTCACCGGATCATCCCGGCAGCGGTCCCGAAATCGAGAGCGCTGCTCGACGCTGCTGCTGGCATCGCCTTGGGGATGCAGGCCGGTAATCGCGGCAGCGTGGTCATGGTCTTCTCGCTTGCCGATCGTGCTGAGGTTCTTGCCCATCGAGCCTTGAGCTATGCCGCGGACCATCAGCTTCCATTGATTGTGGTCTCGGTAAGCGCAGCTGCCAGGGACAAACGTGGCCCCCAGAGGAGTAGAGATGCCGCCTATCCCATCATTCCGGTCGACGGGGATGATGTCATTGCCATGTATCGCGTCGCCTTCGAATCCATTCATAAGGCGCGGCACAGCGGCGGCCCGACGCTCATCGAAGCGATCTCCTCGAGAACCTCGGGGCGAACAAAGCCGAATGCTATCCGACCGGAAGACCCGATCGTCAAGCTTGAAGGTTTCATGGCCGCTAAGAATCTATTCTCAGCGAAGTTGACGCAGCAAATCACTGCTAAATTCGACCAAGAGATCGCCCTCTCGATGAACACGGACGAGGCAAGAGCGAGATGA
- a CDS encoding mannose-1-phosphate guanylyltransferase: MTKANTEFRPIILAGGSGTRFWPLSRRARAKQVLVLDGDRSMIQQTVDRLAPLAAADKFWVITNSLLSDTIVDQLSGLPAEQILSEPAARNTAPAAGLAAFLLERESPHAVLGMFPADHVIGDEPAFVETLTRAIQLAATGENIVVLGVTPTRPETGYGYVETGAPDATGAMRVRRFTEKPDLERATAFLAAGNYYWNSGIFIWSARTLAEAIREHLPSTAKILEKIAAAFGTPDFESTFEELYPQCENVSVDVAVLEPRSAKGEGQSNIFCFPADFGWNDLGSWTTLYDHTFAKGAHTDADNNVVQTADSLAVNATGNYVFSPKKFVALVGVKDLVVVETEDAILITTRSNSQDVGKVVKHLTSVGKTELV, from the coding sequence TTGACGAAAGCGAACACGGAATTTCGCCCGATCATTCTGGCTGGGGGCAGTGGCACCCGGTTCTGGCCTCTCAGCCGCCGCGCTCGCGCCAAACAGGTGCTGGTCCTCGACGGCGACCGCAGCATGATTCAGCAGACGGTTGACCGGCTGGCCCCGCTGGCTGCCGCAGACAAATTCTGGGTAATTACGAACAGTTTGCTTTCAGACACCATCGTTGATCAGCTAAGCGGCCTGCCCGCTGAGCAGATTCTGAGCGAACCGGCGGCACGAAATACGGCCCCTGCTGCTGGTCTAGCCGCCTTTCTGCTTGAGCGGGAGTCGCCGCATGCCGTGCTAGGCATGTTTCCGGCTGACCACGTTATCGGCGATGAACCTGCTTTCGTCGAGACGCTGACGCGGGCCATTCAACTGGCAGCAACGGGAGAAAACATCGTTGTTCTGGGCGTTACTCCGACTCGCCCGGAAACCGGGTATGGCTATGTGGAAACCGGCGCCCCCGATGCTACCGGCGCCATGCGAGTTCGCCGGTTTACCGAGAAGCCCGACCTCGAGCGTGCCACCGCGTTTCTGGCGGCAGGGAATTACTACTGGAACAGCGGCATCTTCATCTGGAGCGCTCGTACCCTTGCCGAAGCCATTCGTGAACATCTTCCCAGCACTGCGAAGATTCTCGAGAAGATAGCAGCGGCCTTCGGGACACCCGACTTCGAGAGCACGTTCGAAGAGCTCTATCCTCAATGTGAAAACGTCAGCGTCGATGTCGCTGTACTGGAACCTCGATCGGCCAAAGGTGAGGGCCAATCGAATATTTTCTGCTTTCCAGCTGATTTTGGTTGGAACGACCTGGGCTCGTGGACCACACTGTACGATCACACTTTCGCCAAAGGCGCCCATACCGATGCGGACAACAACGTAGTTCAGACAGCCGATAGTCTTGCGGTAAATGCTACCGGCAACTACGTGTTCAGCCCGAAGAAGTTCGTCGCCCTCGTAGGAGTCAAGGATCTTGTTGTGGTGGAAACTGAGGATGCGATCCTCATCACGACGCGAAGCAATTCGCAGGACGTTGGCAAGGTGGTCAAACACCTGACGAGCGTTGGAAAGACGGAGTTGGTCTAG
- a CDS encoding BON domain-containing protein, which translates to MLGERVNQEFNFTRLSARLALAAMLSTGLTAAVATPQAWGQPAQAASRADADIQSDVAYAISNSAALKGQAITAATVEGDVTISGHVRDAASKELAESLVYRVNGVRSVTNNLTIGDAAPASADAQAADPNASQQQDPNYDPAQQNLAPAGPPAAGDDQNQAQQQQDQQQPMPPPQAGQQQQYPSQQQQYPSQQPYPPQQQYGQQSYGQQQPNYAPQAPSGPVTVPSGTLLQVRTSEPLDATKVQPGQVFQATLAADIYQGNVLVIPRGAVITGRVVATKSNQGDLAGKQGLSLQLTSVNLGGQSYPLPTDTWNGQGPGKAGYTAGNTIGGAALGAIIGGIAGRGTGAAIGAGVGGAVGAGASAATTGPRMYLPAEAVVNFHLTAPVTVTPVSPQEAQRLASSTYPQQPQLRPRGPYPYGYYPPPPPPGYYYPYRYPAAYYPYYYYRY; encoded by the coding sequence ATGTTGGGCGAACGGGTTAACCAAGAATTCAATTTCACGCGCCTGAGCGCGCGACTGGCTCTGGCGGCGATGCTGTCGACCGGGCTTACTGCCGCAGTGGCTACTCCTCAGGCATGGGGGCAACCGGCACAGGCCGCTAGCCGTGCCGATGCCGACATTCAGAGTGATGTGGCCTATGCCATATCTAATTCGGCTGCTTTGAAAGGTCAGGCAATTACCGCGGCGACGGTGGAAGGCGACGTCACGATCTCCGGGCATGTCAGGGACGCGGCATCGAAGGAACTTGCCGAGTCGCTGGTCTACCGGGTCAACGGTGTACGGTCAGTTACGAACAACCTGACCATTGGCGATGCGGCTCCGGCTTCGGCTGACGCTCAGGCAGCCGATCCAAATGCCAGCCAGCAGCAGGACCCGAACTACGACCCGGCACAGCAAAACCTGGCTCCGGCCGGACCGCCAGCCGCAGGAGACGATCAGAATCAGGCCCAGCAGCAACAAGATCAGCAGCAACCGATGCCGCCTCCTCAAGCGGGGCAACAACAGCAATATCCGTCGCAACAGCAGCAATATCCGTCGCAGCAGCCGTACCCGCCGCAGCAGCAGTATGGACAACAGTCTTACGGACAGCAGCAGCCAAATTATGCGCCCCAGGCTCCGTCTGGTCCGGTGACAGTGCCGTCGGGGACACTCCTCCAGGTCAGAACCAGTGAGCCCTTGGACGCCACTAAGGTGCAGCCCGGCCAGGTCTTCCAAGCGACGCTAGCTGCTGATATCTACCAGGGCAATGTTCTGGTGATCCCGCGGGGCGCGGTCATTACCGGCAGAGTCGTGGCGACGAAATCCAACCAGGGTGACCTTGCCGGCAAGCAGGGTCTATCCCTGCAGTTGACGAGCGTAAACCTCGGCGGGCAATCCTATCCATTGCCTACCGACACCTGGAATGGGCAGGGCCCGGGTAAGGCTGGGTATACCGCTGGAAATACCATCGGCGGCGCTGCGCTAGGTGCGATCATCGGTGGCATCGCTGGACGTGGTACTGGCGCCGCGATCGGCGCTGGAGTTGGTGGTGCAGTCGGCGCCGGCGCCTCCGCCGCGACCACCGGCCCGCGCATGTACCTGCCTGCAGAGGCAGTCGTCAATTTCCACCTCACTGCTCCGGTAACGGTGACGCCAGTGTCTCCGCAGGAAGCTCAGCGGCTCGCCTCAAGCACATATCCGCAACAGCCGCAGTTGCGCCCTCGCGGTCCGTACCCGTATGGGTACTATCCGCCTCCGCCGCCTCCGGGGTACTACTACCCCTATCGTTACCCGGCGGCGTACTACCCGTATTACTACTACCGGTACTAA
- a CDS encoding phosphoglucomutase/phosphomannomutase family protein produces the protein MASSTQILGSHSAETQPPATPIKFGTDGWRGVIAEDFTFENVRIAAAAIGSYILEKEDASKGICIGYDTRFASRDFAMAAAKVLAAMGIAVSLADRYTPTPALSYAVLHRGAAGGIMITSSHNPAQWNGVKYKAAYGGSGSPAIMTEIASYLGKPIRPVAEPAAITEVDFQTPYVHAISNFADLALIAKSGLKFAVDCMYGSGRGVIAGILEPLGVDLVEIRGEVNPLFPGINPEPIEPHIRALEDTVVAEQCQAGLATDGDADRLGAVDEHGNFVDPHKIFSILLRWLLERKKWPGDVTRAFNTTSMIDRICAKHGRKLYEHGIGFKFVADLMLEPDKDILIGGEESGGIGIKRHLPERDGLLNCLLLANIMAEEKQTLGQLVASLQAEYGEHQYGRIDLHIDDAIKNAAIARALAGVDSIAGMKVLRTSTLDGVKFFLDNPEARGKSNPAETWLLLRASGTEPLLRVYSESCSTESVSRVLQAGKDFVLSSKP, from the coding sequence ATGGCTTCTTCAACACAGATCTTGGGATCACATTCTGCGGAAACGCAACCTCCGGCGACACCCATCAAGTTCGGTACGGACGGCTGGCGCGGTGTCATTGCTGAAGACTTTACCTTTGAGAATGTCCGTATCGCCGCCGCAGCCATCGGCAGCTACATTCTGGAAAAAGAGGATGCTTCAAAGGGCATCTGCATCGGGTATGACACCCGCTTTGCTTCTCGTGACTTCGCCATGGCGGCTGCAAAAGTCTTGGCTGCAATGGGAATTGCGGTCTCTCTCGCCGACCGGTATACACCAACGCCGGCGCTCTCCTATGCGGTGCTCCATCGTGGCGCCGCGGGCGGCATCATGATTACGTCAAGCCACAATCCGGCGCAGTGGAACGGGGTGAAATACAAGGCGGCTTACGGGGGTTCCGGAAGTCCCGCGATCATGACGGAAATCGCGAGCTATCTCGGCAAGCCCATTCGCCCAGTTGCAGAACCGGCTGCCATTACCGAAGTCGATTTCCAGACCCCTTACGTTCACGCGATCTCTAACTTCGCCGACCTCGCCCTGATTGCAAAGTCCGGGCTGAAGTTTGCCGTTGATTGCATGTATGGTTCCGGACGCGGCGTCATCGCGGGAATTCTCGAGCCGCTAGGCGTGGATCTGGTCGAGATTCGCGGGGAAGTGAACCCGCTGTTCCCCGGCATTAACCCGGAGCCGATCGAACCCCACATCCGCGCTCTCGAGGACACGGTGGTCGCCGAGCAGTGCCAGGCTGGACTCGCGACCGATGGGGATGCCGACCGGCTTGGTGCGGTCGACGAGCATGGCAACTTTGTCGATCCTCACAAGATATTCTCGATTCTTCTTCGCTGGCTGCTGGAGCGCAAGAAATGGCCCGGCGATGTTACCCGGGCCTTCAACACCACCAGCATGATCGATCGCATCTGCGCGAAACACGGTCGCAAACTCTATGAACATGGGATCGGGTTTAAATTCGTGGCCGACCTCATGCTCGAGCCCGACAAGGACATTCTGATCGGCGGGGAAGAGTCGGGCGGCATCGGCATCAAGCGGCACCTGCCGGAACGCGATGGCTTGCTGAACTGCCTCCTGTTGGCCAACATCATGGCCGAAGAAAAGCAGACCCTCGGCCAGCTGGTTGCCAGCCTGCAGGCCGAGTATGGCGAACATCAGTATGGCCGGATCGACTTGCACATCGACGATGCCATCAAGAATGCCGCCATTGCCCGGGCGCTGGCAGGCGTGGACTCGATCGCCGGGATGAAAGTACTGCGGACCTCAACCCTGGACGGGGTCAAGTTCTTTCTCGACAATCCCGAGGCTCGAGGCAAGTCAAACCCGGCCGAGACCTGGCTATTGCTTCGTGCCTCTGGCACCGAGCCTTTGCTCCGGGTCTATTCCGAATCGTGCTCCACAGAGTCGGTCTCCCGGGTACTGCAGGCAGGGAAGGATTTTGTTCTCTCAAGCAAGCCCTGA
- a CDS encoding GerW family sporulation protein, which translates to MESDSSKFLEPTRAEDVLLSLGERLALTASASNVYGNPIQAYDRTIIPVAKFGYGLGATSGGRDGENVGGGSGGGGVGAKPAGYLEISEAGTRYVAFSTPRQVLLAAVAGLAAGYLLARLRS; encoded by the coding sequence ATGGAATCAGACTCTTCCAAGTTCTTAGAACCTACCCGTGCCGAGGATGTCCTTCTTTCCTTAGGCGAGAGGCTGGCATTGACCGCCAGTGCGAGCAACGTATACGGAAATCCCATCCAGGCATACGACCGCACGATCATACCGGTCGCCAAGTTCGGATATGGTCTTGGAGCAACCTCGGGCGGCCGTGACGGCGAGAACGTTGGCGGCGGCAGCGGCGGCGGCGGAGTGGGCGCCAAGCCCGCGGGCTACCTTGAGATTAGCGAAGCAGGCACCCGCTATGTGGCCTTCTCTACGCCGCGGCAGGTGCTCCTTGCCGCCGTTGCCGGGTTAGCAGCCGGCTATCTGCTCGCCCGTCTCCGGAGCTGA
- a CDS encoding type I phosphomannose isomerase catalytic subunit, with amino-acid sequence MTPPKQEQSVAPFRVAPYFRTRIWGFHDLSPWFDFQTSGEPIGEVWLTGDQCTAETGPLSGKPLSEIVSDYGPAVLGEQFATGAFPLLVKVLFPKEKLSVQVHPDDDMAQKYGDPRGKTECWYALDAQPGAQVALGIKPGVPPEKVRSAIEDSTLEDLLEWLPVVKQDMIFVDAGTVHAIGPGVVLLETQQNSDLTYRMYDYGRPRELHLDRSMEAMNLLTGAGKIKPVNENGHVKLIDKPYFRLDRFALDAAGSIPKVADFESPFRDRVQIFFVADGAANLKVAGAEPISLNRCQIAIVPANASGWSLEPRDRAEIIRIVPQLGDES; translated from the coding sequence GTGACTCCGCCAAAACAAGAACAGTCAGTCGCGCCTTTCCGGGTCGCCCCATACTTTCGCACCCGTATCTGGGGGTTCCACGATCTTTCCCCCTGGTTCGACTTCCAAACCAGTGGTGAGCCGATCGGCGAGGTGTGGCTTACCGGGGACCAGTGCACCGCCGAGACAGGTCCTTTGTCGGGCAAGCCGCTGAGTGAAATTGTCAGCGACTACGGTCCGGCGGTGCTTGGCGAGCAGTTCGCGACAGGCGCGTTTCCGCTGCTGGTCAAAGTCCTGTTCCCGAAGGAGAAACTCAGCGTCCAGGTGCATCCTGACGACGACATGGCACAAAAGTATGGAGACCCTCGCGGGAAAACGGAGTGCTGGTATGCGCTCGACGCCCAACCTGGCGCGCAAGTTGCTTTGGGCATCAAGCCCGGAGTTCCGCCCGAAAAAGTACGCAGTGCGATTGAAGATTCAACCCTTGAAGATCTCCTGGAGTGGCTGCCGGTCGTGAAGCAGGACATGATCTTTGTGGATGCCGGAACCGTCCATGCTATTGGTCCTGGTGTGGTGCTGCTCGAGACCCAGCAGAATTCGGATCTGACCTACCGCATGTACGATTATGGCCGCCCGCGAGAGTTGCATCTGGACCGTTCCATGGAGGCTATGAACCTCCTGACCGGAGCAGGAAAAATCAAGCCGGTCAACGAGAATGGTCACGTTAAGTTGATCGACAAGCCATACTTTCGGCTCGATCGGTTTGCTCTGGACGCGGCTGGGTCTATCCCTAAGGTAGCGGACTTCGAAAGCCCCTTTCGCGATCGCGTACAGATCTTTTTTGTCGCCGATGGAGCAGCCAACCTGAAGGTTGCTGGCGCCGAGCCAATTTCGCTGAATCGTTGCCAGATCGCGATCGTTCCAGCAAATGCATCCGGCTGGAGTCTGGAGCCGAGAGACCGGGCGGAAATTATCCGCATCGTTCCTCAACTCGGCGATGAATCGTAG
- a CDS encoding MerR family transcriptional regulator, with protein MLRIGDFSSLSQVSIKTLRYYDEQGLLPPASVDGVTGYRYYAVAQLPRLHRILALRDLGFSLDQIASILNDGIGAEQLRGMLLLRQAEQQARVEEEQARLARLQAQLSLIEKEQDMTNEVVIKQVPAQWIGSVRETIPNYPAVGRLYGEVAEALPPGSFGISLAIWHDREHRDKDVDAEAGFLLKEPITASGRVRVHELPPATVASTLHHGAYNRLSEAYDALLRWLGTSGYSVVAPVRELYLQMSRPVRMDDESYITEIQLPVAKA; from the coding sequence ATGCTCAGAATCGGCGATTTCTCCAGCCTCTCGCAGGTCTCCATCAAGACCCTCCGCTACTACGATGAGCAGGGATTGCTCCCACCGGCTAGTGTCGATGGCGTCACCGGCTACCGATATTATGCCGTTGCGCAACTGCCTCGCCTGCACCGCATTCTGGCGCTTCGTGACCTCGGTTTCTCGCTCGACCAGATCGCAAGCATCCTGAATGACGGCATCGGCGCGGAGCAGCTGCGAGGGATGCTGCTCCTCCGGCAGGCGGAGCAGCAGGCGAGAGTGGAGGAAGAGCAGGCACGCCTGGCGCGGCTGCAAGCACAACTGAGCCTTATAGAAAAGGAGCAGGACATGACCAATGAAGTGGTAATCAAACAAGTTCCCGCACAGTGGATTGGATCGGTGCGCGAGACCATCCCCAACTACCCCGCAGTCGGACGGCTCTACGGCGAAGTCGCGGAAGCGCTGCCACCCGGATCCTTTGGTATAAGCCTCGCCATCTGGCACGATCGCGAACATCGTGATAAAGATGTGGATGCCGAGGCCGGCTTCTTGCTGAAAGAGCCAATCACGGCTTCGGGTCGGGTTCGAGTGCATGAACTGCCGCCAGCCACGGTAGCCAGCACACTTCATCATGGCGCCTACAACCGCCTGTCCGAAGCCTATGACGCTCTATTGCGTTGGCTTGGCACCAGCGGGTATAGCGTCGTTGCGCCGGTGCGGGAGCTTTACCTGCAGATGTCGCGGCCAGTGCGTATGGATGACGAATCGTACATCACCGAGATCCAGTTGCCCGTAGCGAAGGCCTAA